The following DNA comes from Castanea sativa cultivar Marrone di Chiusa Pesio chromosome 10, ASM4071231v1.
TCcatggcactgttcatggactAGTCAAAGCacaaaaaatgcatgaacagtGTTCGCAAACAGTGTTttgccttttaaaaaatattttgctacaatcttttcagcaataagttttcagttttcaacaaataagcaggatccaaacagaccctatgataccatattatcattattataaatagacttttaaaaaattattgtttttactCCAAGCTGGTTTGAAGGAATCTCATCCAATCAATTATGTGATGATTTATAAAATCATCCATGTGTATTAAATCACATGACTCTTTAATTAATTCAAGTGACTAAACTAAAAGCATAAGTGAATTGCCACGTAGTGGTTGGAGGAATTTTCCTTCTAACTGGTTTGGAGGTAAACTCTATCCTATGGTGGAATCCTTTGGCTGCCAGCTTCAATTGTCCAGATTTGAGGAAATTTGGCCCTCTTATACTTTTATAAGTTACAGTACTCACTAGTTACAACAATTGGTCTTAAAATCTGTTTTGATGaccatatttatatatatatatatatattgtttttcaGGTCTGCTTACATATTGAACCAAGAGAGTCTGCCTATATCATACAAGTCCTTTCTCAATAAACATGGTGGAAAGGATCAGGTTATCCTGCAAGGTGTGAAACAGATTGCATGTGGCATGCCTTTTACTAATTTGGAAGAAATTGAGAAATATTACAAGGCCTTGGGCACGAGCATAAAACTAGATCCAGAAATGAAGGTTCCTTGCTCGGTATGCATTCCTGTGTTTATTGTACTTTTGTTCTACCAAGTGATTATATTACATTTAGTACATAGATATGCAATTCAATTCattaatcaatcaaataaagttataaaattGGGTGCTCAAATATAGGCACATGCAGCAACTGTTTGACATTAGACCACCTGAATATTTTGAATAGCCAGGATTTCTATGGGGAGAAATATTACTCTCCtgatttattaatttcttgTATCGTGCAAATTTCCTAATTCTAGCCTTTGCATGTCTTTCATATTAAGTTCATTTTAGGTCGTCATTGATGAGGAAATTTGATCCTCCACCCCccccacaaaaagaaaaaaaaagaatcaaagatACAAATACAGCAAAAGCCTCCCATAGTTCCTTTTATATTATCATATACTGTAGAATTGTTGCATATGTTGCTTTGTCAGATTTGTTAAAGTACTGCTGTCATCCATTTACCATGCAATTTCTGTTTGAAGAACATATCCTAGAACAATGTattgtcaagttttttttttttttttttttttcagctcaTGCTATGAAGTTTGTTTCTCATGTGTAATTGTACTTTGCTCATATGCTTATTCTGTGTTTTTATACTTAAAATGATCTATTTCTTTTGCAGATCATACATGGAAATCAGTCATGCAGTGgacattttctttcatttcttcttcaagCCTATAAAAGAGCGTTACCTGTGTATCTTCCTGTATATTTGATGCCTGCACTGATAGTTCATCGTAAGGGCGTCCTGAAAAGGTGACAAAAGTAGTTATATTTCCTGattcatataatatttttttggttacattGCATATTTAGTGGAACCTTTGCCCTTTGTTCAAAATCGTCTTTATACTTTAAATTGTTTTACTTTGGTCCCTATACTTTCAAAATTGTTTCAAAAAGGTCCTTATTGTCATATGATGGATGAAAAATGCTAACATGacataattctttttattttattttatataagtgGCAAACATAATTCATGCCACATTATAGACTCCATGTCATCAAAGTGGCCTCAGTATTATGATTCCATTTGCCACTTCTTCATTTCCCATCTATTAGATGCTGGAAAGGacatttttgaaacattttaaagtATAAGGGGAATTTTGAAACAAAGGTCAAAGGTTGAGGACCAAATGtgcaatttaatatttttggtcTTGGTGCTACTTGAAAAAGTGTCAAATTCTATTCTGGCCATAGTTGCTAGAGAATACTAATTGAAGTGCGGTGGTGTTGATAGTTTCTTTTAAGGTGACAGAATAAATAAAGCTATCTTGGATACATCCTATTCCCATATTATTATCATAGCTCCTAGATGCAATTTTATGGATAACTTATCATAAGTGATATATATTATTCTTGGCatgcttccaaacaaattttgttttagcTTCCATTGATGGGAACTAACTAGCCAATGTCAAGCACATTTCTTTAATCAGTTGTTTTTGTTCATCCTTTTGTTCCTATATAAAGTCGATATCTTTTTTTCCCCTAGCTACAGCCTAAATTGAACCAAGGACTTTACCAGTTTTAATCATGCCTTTAGTCTTCTACCATTGTGTAATAACACATTTGTGTTCATACTTCAACAATTTATAGAAATATAAATTGGATGTTTGTAGGTGAACTAGGGGTTCAACAGATACCCCAGTGGTTCCAGCACCTCTTGTGGTGCTTGGGCATTGAGGTTCAAACCCCCACCAGCCACCCTCCCTTGATTTAACcattaaagaatttttttgtcAATGAACTAAAGTTTTGATGGTCATTACTCATGGATGATGTATCTGTTTGATTGCATGCAGGCCTTACACAATACTAGGCAAGGGTGTTCTTGGCACTGCAAGATCAAGCTTGTTTCTATCCGTATATTGCTCATCTGCGTGgttagcacttttttttttacttaaaaaaaaaaaaaaacctcatgcACTGTCATGATATTACTGATTTATTCTGTTGTTTTCTATAAATTCTCATTTGTAACctgatttaaattttatttttatgttgtttCTTGCTAGCTCAAGAAGTTATCTGGTGCCAAGGGGTTTTTAACCTTATATGGCTATATTATAGGGATCCATACCCTATTTGAATGGCAAAAAGTAAACTTGAATGAAAGTAATTCTAAAtgtgtaatattttatttaattaaatatgttACATGATTGATAATTATGCAGGTGTATTcttatttttagtaatttttaatagaaaagaCAAGTTCAACCATTGAGAAAATGATCTGTTGTATTCAGAAATCCCATTTGTATTGTTCATCAGGATGTGGACATGCATGCTCTTCAGGATTTTCAAGAGATGTAACATTCCAATGGTGGCAATGGGAACGGTATAGGACTGACTCCGTAACTACTACACAAAAGCATGCTCTTGCATTAAAAGTAACCCTTTATGTTCTTGTGCAGTTCCCAACTGGCCTGGCATTGGCCATTGAGAAGAAAAGCAGGCGAATGGAGATATCACTCTACTGCTTTGCACGGGCTATTGAGAGCTTCTTCTCATGTATGTCTGGAGCTGGATATCTACCACGATCAAAGAATTTCAAGAGAGCTGATGTGATGATTTTCAGCTTATCAACAGCCATCATAATGCACTGCTATGCCCAGGAAAGGGAAGTGTTTCGATCCAAGTACTTGAATGTTCTTGATTGGGTGTTTGGCGTGCCTCCTCCTTCTCCATGCGAAACCCCACCCTGCAAAGATAGTTAGAAGCTAGTTTTGGTTTTGATTATTGAGGAGAGGTTTAGATGTTGTTTAAACTTCTCCCAAATTGATTGCTGGGAAGTTGTATGTACCATGATTCTTGCAGCATCTAGTTGCTAGGAGTGATTTAGGGTTAATATATTCCTTGTTCGTTAACTTTTCGTGCCTAAAAGAAATCAGAATCACATTTTTTCcttatcaatatattttttttggtgtcaTCTGTGTAGTTGTCACAGATTGGTTTAAGTCGTGCTTTCAAAAGATATTCAAATGAGAAAAGGCTTCCATTGATGTTTTTTTATGCTTGGCCATTGTGTGCAGTGTTTGCTGCTCTTGTATGGGGGCTGAGATGATTAACCTTCCAGTTAGAAAATGCAGAGGaataacaaattaacaatcATTACCTCTCTCCAGGAATTAAGGATCATTGATAAAGGTTGCATTTTCTGATAACATTGTGATATTAAACAAAATGGGACTGTATTTTGAGGGGAGGCAAGACCAACGGAAATCCAATGTAAAATGTAAAGCTCAAGTCCCCAGGTCTGTGCTAGCTTCGTTGAAACAAAACTCAAT
Coding sequences within:
- the LOC142612633 gene encoding uncharacterized protein LOC142612633 → MSHSDDGAAGGCACSAGVNGGSHDGSGEPSCTHCRKSDTSSSYAYTSLSFDSIPLTDSEKLRRIVIASIKGFSIGAGLKGGLALFSILGRLRRKKALTSLRKEGVLTNSEAIVRSVKETLRYGLFLGTFAGTFVSVDEIIGALGGHRRTAGWRALVAGAVAGPSMLMTGIGTQHTALSIYILMRAAVLASRCGIKSKRFGRICKPLTWSHGDIFLMCLSSSQILSAYILNQESLPISYKSFLNKHGGKDQVILQGVKQIACGMPFTNLEEIEKYYKALGTSIKLDPEMKVPCSIIHGNQSCSGHFLSFLLQAYKRALPVYLPVYLMPALIVHRKGVLKRPYTILGKGVLGTARSSLFLSVYCSSAWMWTCMLFRIFKRCNIPMVAMGTFPTGLALAIEKKSRRMEISLYCFARAIESFFSCMSGAGYLPRSKNFKRADVMIFSLSTAIIMHCYAQEREVFRSKYLNVLDWVFGVPPPSPCETPPCKDS